The Vicia villosa cultivar HV-30 ecotype Madison, WI linkage group LG1, Vvil1.0, whole genome shotgun sequence genome includes a region encoding these proteins:
- the LOC131616706 gene encoding plasmodesmata-located protein 2-like isoform X2: protein MNVSHSIFFTFTFLLFLPSSLQVSNHNTLVYKTCSTQTFNHPSYSQSLTSLFHQLITQSSQHKFFKTNQAIDDNTFLSGFFQCRNDINKIDCFTCLTSLLPHHISNTLCNDSTSARLQLEGCYVQYQTEQFQETTIHESKNNNIFHKVCGVLVVEYYVEFKELMDEAFMILENGIINSDGFYATSYKKVKLMAQCGGDLSTCACSECVGDAVMVAREECGSSVSAEIYLDNCFIRYTYMQKSGANINNNTKKVVAIIVGGAATLFLGLLFVSMCNSKKDDYE from the exons ATGAATGTTTCCCATTCCATCTTCTTCACTTTCACTTTCTTACTCTTTTTACCTTCTTCATTACAAGTTTCCAATCACAACACATTAGTATACAAAACATGTTCAACTCAAACCTTCAACCATCCATCTTATTCTCAATCACTCACTTCCTTATTCCATCAACTCATAACACAATCCTCTCAACACAAGTTCTTCAAAACCAACCAAGCTATCGACGATAACACCTTCCTCTCCGGCTTCTTTCAATGCCGAAACGACATCAACAAAATCGATTGTTTCACATGTTTAACATCTTTACTTCCTCATCACATATCAAACACCCTATGCAATGATTCCACATCGGCGCGATTACAACTCGAAGGTTGCTACGTTCAATATCAAACCGAACAATTTCAAGAAACAACTATTCATGAATCCAAAAACAACAATATTTTTCACAAGGTTTGTGGAGTACTTGTTGTAGAGTATTATGTCGAGTTTAAAGAGTTGATGGATGAAGCATTTATGATACTCGAAAATGGGATTATAAATAGTGATGGGTTTTACGCAACGAGTTATAAAAAGGTGAAATTGATGGCACAGTGTGGAGGTGATTTGAGTACTTGTGCATGTAGTGAATGTGTTGGTGATGCAGTGATGGTTGCTAGGGAAGAATGTGGAAGTTCAGTTTCTGCAGAAATATATCTTGATAACTGTTTTATAAGATATACATACATGCAAAAATCAG gggcaaacataaacaacaataccAAAAAGGTGGTAGCAATAATTGTAGGAGGAGCTGCAACTTTGTTTTTGGGCCTTCTATTTGTATCAATGTGCAACTCCAAAAAAGATGACTATGAGTAG
- the LOC131616706 gene encoding plasmodesmata-located protein 2-like isoform X1, whose amino-acid sequence MNVSHSIFFTFTFLLFLPSSLQVSNHNTLVYKTCSTQTFNHPSYSQSLTSLFHQLITQSSQHKFFKTNQAIDDNTFLSGFFQCRNDINKIDCFTCLTSLLPHHISNTLCNDSTSARLQLEGCYVQYQTEQFQETTIHESKNNNIFHKVCGVLVVEYYVEFKELMDEAFMILENGIINSDGFYATSYKKVKLMAQCGGDLSTCACSECVGDAVMVAREECGSSVSAEIYLDNCFIRYTYMQKSGNGDDENYVQGANINNNTKKVVAIIVGGAATLFLGLLFVSMCNSKKDDYE is encoded by the exons ATGAATGTTTCCCATTCCATCTTCTTCACTTTCACTTTCTTACTCTTTTTACCTTCTTCATTACAAGTTTCCAATCACAACACATTAGTATACAAAACATGTTCAACTCAAACCTTCAACCATCCATCTTATTCTCAATCACTCACTTCCTTATTCCATCAACTCATAACACAATCCTCTCAACACAAGTTCTTCAAAACCAACCAAGCTATCGACGATAACACCTTCCTCTCCGGCTTCTTTCAATGCCGAAACGACATCAACAAAATCGATTGTTTCACATGTTTAACATCTTTACTTCCTCATCACATATCAAACACCCTATGCAATGATTCCACATCGGCGCGATTACAACTCGAAGGTTGCTACGTTCAATATCAAACCGAACAATTTCAAGAAACAACTATTCATGAATCCAAAAACAACAATATTTTTCACAAGGTTTGTGGAGTACTTGTTGTAGAGTATTATGTCGAGTTTAAAGAGTTGATGGATGAAGCATTTATGATACTCGAAAATGGGATTATAAATAGTGATGGGTTTTACGCAACGAGTTATAAAAAGGTGAAATTGATGGCACAGTGTGGAGGTGATTTGAGTACTTGTGCATGTAGTGAATGTGTTGGTGATGCAGTGATGGTTGCTAGGGAAGAATGTGGAAGTTCAGTTTCTGCAGAAATATATCTTGATAACTGTTTTATAAGATATACATACATGCAAAAATCAGGTAATGGTGATGATGAAAACTATGTTCAAG gggcaaacataaacaacaataccAAAAAGGTGGTAGCAATAATTGTAGGAGGAGCTGCAACTTTGTTTTTGGGCCTTCTATTTGTATCAATGTGCAACTCCAAAAAAGATGACTATGAGTAG